The DNA region CGCCGCGGAGGCCTCGAGCACGCGGCGCGTGCCCTGCTGCGCGGGCGCGATCACCTCCTGCGGGTCGCGGGGACGACGGGCGAGCACGGGCGAGGCGGTGTGGAGGACGTACGTACTGCCCTCGACCGCCTCCGGCCAGCCATCGTCGTGCATCAGCTCGGCGGCCACGAGCGTGAGCCGATCGTCGAGGTCCGGCACGTCGGCCAGGGCGGCACGCACGCCGGCGGCCTTGTCGAGGGACCGGATCGTGCCGCGCACCCGCCAGCCTCCGTCGAGCAGCGCCCGGATGCAGTGGAGCGCGATGAAACCGGATGCGCCGGTCACGGTGACGAGTGGGGCTTCGGTGCTGCTCATGATGCGAGGCGATGGGTGCGCGACAGCATGGCCTGCGCGAGCGCACCCGCCGTGCCGCCGCCCTCGGCCAGCAGCCTGTCGAAGCCGGAGCGACCCGTGACGAGCACCTCGAGGGGCGTCGAGGCGCGCACGGTCGCATTCCTCGGCGCGCCACGCAGCAGGCCCATCTCCCCGAAGTAGTCGCCGGGACCGAGGCTGGCGAGCAGCACGGGCCGAGCCTCGCGATCGAGACGCGTCACCTCGACCTGTCCCTCGATGATCACGAAGAACTCGTCGGCCGGATCGCCCTCGGCGATCACCACGTCGCCGGAGACGTGATGGCGCGGGGCGAACTCGGGCAGGACGGCGGCCAGCATGGCCGGCGTCAGGAGCGGCAGGCCGTCCATGAGCCGCGCCGTCGCCGCCCGCCGCCGCAACAGCTGCCCGATCTCGGAGGCCACGAGATCGGAGGCGGCCACCATGGCGAGAAAGGACTCGCCGTCGATGGCGCGGGTCACGGCTCCGGCCTCGGCGGCCGTCACTGTCGCGTTGCGCGGTGCGCGCTGGAGCAAGCCGGCCTCGCCGAACCACTGTCCCGATCCGAGCCGTGCCACCTCGCGAGGCCCACGGTCATCGGTGCGCGAGACCACCACCGCGCCCTGCTCGATCACGTGGAACGTGTCGGCCTGGTCGCCCTGGCGGAGGATGACCTCTCCCGGCGCGTAGGTGCAGCGGCGGGCGGCGGCCAGCGTCGCCTGCACCGTCGGCTCCTCGTGCCCGGGGAAGGCCGACAGCAGGGCCTCCTCGGGCGCGACGACCGGCGCCGCCTGGCCGGCCTCGGAACGCTCGCCCCCCGACACCCGGAGCCGGAAGCGGCGGTCCGGTGACGGCAGCGGATGGGTGCTGCGACGCAGGCGGTAGTCGGCCGGGGCCATGGCCACGCCGCGCTCGTGCAGCACGGTGCCCACGAGCAGCATCGACATCAGCTCGACGAGGCCCATCGCGGCACATCGGCGATCTCCGAGACCGAACGGCATGCAGGCGCCGGGCCGTCGGTGCTCCTGCCGCGGCGGCCGACATCTCGCGGGATCGAAACGCCCGGGCTCCGGGAACAACGCAGGGTCGTAGCTGGTGGGCACCGGCGACACCACGAGCGAGTCGCCACGGCGGATGCGGCGGCCGAGGAAGTCGATGTCCTCGACGACGTCGAACGGCAGGCCGATGGCGAGCGAATGCAGCCGCAGCGTCTCGTCGTAGACCGACCGCAGCAGCGTCAGCGACCGCACGGCCGCGGCGTCGTCGATGCCGCGGGCCACGGCGTCGCGCACCTCGCGCCGCACGGCCTCGAGCAGGTCGGGGTCGCGCAGGATCTCGTACAGCATGAACGCCGTGAGGCGCCCGACGTAGCCGATGCTGGCGCCGATGCCGTATGCCGCGTAGCCGACGACCTCGTCCTCGGTGAAAGGCGCGCCCGAGGCGTCGCGCGCCGACCACAGGGCGTCGATGATGGTGGGCGGAACATCGCTGTCGCTGGCGGGGCGGTTGCGACGGGCGCGGACGAGGTCGGTGATGGCGCCGTACGTGCGCCGATGCGAGGCCCGATACCACGGCAGCCGCAGCACGACGGGCGGAAGCTGCCGCGCCGCGACGTTCATCAGGTAGTCGGTCATGCGCAGGCAGTCGTGGAACGCGATCTCCGGGCGGCCGAGCAGCACGCGGTACATCTCGAAGGCCAGGCGCTTGGTCTCGCGCACGGCGGGCCCGGTGGTCCCCTCCGGCCAGGCGCGCACCAGTCGGCCGACGACGTCCATCAACGCGGGCACGTGCAAGGAGGCGACCTGCCGCGAGTACGGCACCACCAGCGCGGGACGCAAGCGGGCGTGTGAAGGACCGATCTCCTTCAGGATGAGGTCGGCGCGACCGAACTCGTGCGCGATGGGGCCAAACAGGCGTTCCCGCGACAGGTGCGCCGGCCCGAGCCCCATCGCCATGAACTCCGACGCCTCGGCGCCAGCGACGATCGTGTAGGTGCGCCAGGCGGCGCGCACCCGGAACACGGGCCCGCACCGGCGATAGCCCTCGGTGATTGCGCCGGCCGTGTCGTCGAGCAGCGCACGCGCGTTGCCGAGCAGCCAGCTCCCCGGGCACATCGGCGGTGGTTCGGCCATGTGGGCGAACGATACCAGAGCTGATATATCTCCAGCATGGACTACCGACTCCTCGGGCGCAGCGGCGTCCGCGTCTCCCCCCTCTGCCTCGGGGCCATGAACTTCGGAGGCCCCACGCCGGACGAGGAAGCCATCCGCATCGTGCACGCCGCCCTCGACGCCGGCATCAACTTCGTCGACACGGCGAACATCTACAACGACGGTGGCAGCGAGGCGCTGCTCGGCAAGGCCCTCGCGGGACGTCGCGACCAGGTCGTGCTCGCCACCAAGGTGCACTACCGGACCGGCCCCGGCCCCAACGACGCGGGCAACTCCCGCCTGCACATCCTGCGGGCCTGCGACGACTCGCTGCGCCGCCTCAAGACCGACTGGATCGACCTGTACCAGTTGCACCGGCCGAGCCCCGAGATCCCCATCGAGGAGACGCTGGGCGCGCTCGGCGATCTCGTGCGGGCAGGCAAGGTGCGCTACGTCGGCTGCTCCACGCATCCGGCCTGGATGGTGATGGAAGCGATTGCCGCGGCGGAGCGCAGCGGGCTGCCGCGCATGGTGACCGAGCAGCCGCCGTACAACCTGCTGGACCGGCGCATCGAGAACGAGCTGGTGCCCCTGGCGCTGCGCCACGGCCTGGGACTGATCCCGTGGGCGCCGCTGGCGCAGGGCGTGCTCGCGGGCCGCTATCCGGCGGGCACCACCTTGCCTGACGACTCGCGGGCGGCACGCCAGCCCGGCAGCATCTACGCCGACCGTGTCACGGCACGCGGGATCGAGGCGGGCGCGAAGTTCTCCGCCCTGGCGGCCGAGCGTGGCCTGCCGCCCGGGCAGTTGGCGCTCGCCTGGTGCAAGGATCAGCCCGGCGTGACCGCGCCGATCGTCGGCCCCCGGACGCTCGCGCAGCTCGAGAGCCTGCTGCCGGTGCTGGAGATGACGCTCGACGCCGACACGCGCGCGGCGTGCGACGCGATCAACCCACCCGGCAGCGCGGTGGTGAACTTCCACAACACCGCGCCGTGGATGAAGACGGTGGTGGGCTGAGGCTGGGCGCTGGAGGCTGGGGACCCGGACTGCGCGGTCGGTGCTCGCCCCCGGCCCGTGTTCGGCGTTGCGCAGGCAGGCGTGGAGGATCCGCTTGTGCTGACTCGGCCCGCGCAGCGTTCTTGTCGTCATGGCGAAGACTCGCAAGGCGACGACCACACGCAAGAAGCCCGCGCCTCGGCGGCGCGTGTCGACGCGGCACGTCACGGCAGCAGGGCCCGCGCGGTCCCGGCGATCGGCGGCTCCGCGGGCGACCGCTCGCGCGGCGCGAGCGGTGGACACGGTGGCCGTGCGGTTCCGCCTCGCCGACGTGTCGGGCACCCCGATCCGCGATCCCGCCACCTTCTTCACGTTCCGCAAGGTGGCCGACAACCGCCAGGTGGGCGACCAGATGCAGGTCGCGCTCGACGGGCGCCCGGTGCAGTTCACCCTGCCCGGCTCGCCCGACGTCCTGGTGTGCGAGATCGATCCGGCGCGGTTCCGCTTCGCGCGGTCCCCCGTGTTCTTCGCGACGCCGGGCACGAGCGTCGACGAGACGCTGCGCCTGTGGCGCGAGCCGCTCGCGTGGGCACCGCGCTTCACCGCGTGGGATGACCTGCCACGCTCGTTCGCGACCCTCCAGAAGGCGCTCCGTGCCTCGCCCGACGTCACGTTCTTCGACCGGGCGCGG from Luteitalea sp. TBR-22 includes:
- a CDS encoding cytochrome P450 — encoded protein: MAEPPPMCPGSWLLGNARALLDDTAGAITEGYRRCGPVFRVRAAWRTYTIVAGAEASEFMAMGLGPAHLSRERLFGPIAHEFGRADLILKEIGPSHARLRPALVVPYSRQVASLHVPALMDVVGRLVRAWPEGTTGPAVRETKRLAFEMYRVLLGRPEIAFHDCLRMTDYLMNVAARQLPPVVLRLPWYRASHRRTYGAITDLVRARRNRPASDSDVPPTIIDALWSARDASGAPFTEDEVVGYAAYGIGASIGYVGRLTAFMLYEILRDPDLLEAVRREVRDAVARGIDDAAAVRSLTLLRSVYDETLRLHSLAIGLPFDVVEDIDFLGRRIRRGDSLVVSPVPTSYDPALFPEPGRFDPARCRPPRQEHRRPGACMPFGLGDRRCAAMGLVELMSMLLVGTVLHERGVAMAPADYRLRRSTHPLPSPDRRFRLRVSGGERSEAGQAAPVVAPEEALLSAFPGHEEPTVQATLAAARRCTYAPGEVILRQGDQADTFHVIEQGAVVVSRTDDRGPREVARLGSGQWFGEAGLLQRAPRNATVTAAEAGAVTRAIDGESFLAMVAASDLVASEIGQLLRRRAATARLMDGLPLLTPAMLAAVLPEFAPRHHVSGDVVIAEGDPADEFFVIIEGQVEVTRLDREARPVLLASLGPGDYFGEMGLLRGAPRNATVRASTPLEVLVTGRSGFDRLLAEGGGTAGALAQAMLSRTHRLAS
- a CDS encoding aldo/keto reductase, with product MDYRLLGRSGVRVSPLCLGAMNFGGPTPDEEAIRIVHAALDAGINFVDTANIYNDGGSEALLGKALAGRRDQVVLATKVHYRTGPGPNDAGNSRLHILRACDDSLRRLKTDWIDLYQLHRPSPEIPIEETLGALGDLVRAGKVRYVGCSTHPAWMVMEAIAAAERSGLPRMVTEQPPYNLLDRRIENELVPLALRHGLGLIPWAPLAQGVLAGRYPAGTTLPDDSRAARQPGSIYADRVTARGIEAGAKFSALAAERGLPPGQLALAWCKDQPGVTAPIVGPRTLAQLESLLPVLEMTLDADTRAACDAINPPGSAVVNFHNTAPWMKTVVG